From a region of the Streptomyces sp. B21-083 genome:
- the dxr gene encoding 1-deoxy-D-xylulose-5-phosphate reductoisomerase, producing the protein MTDSPAPLADPHVVFDPVAEGGPRDVVILGSTGSIGTQAIDLVLRNPDRFRVTGLSAAGGRVELLAEQAHQLRVRTVAVAREDAVPALREALSARYGAGEPLPELLAGPEAATHLAAGACHTVLNGITGSIGLAPTLAALKAGRTLALANKESLIVGGPLVKALARPGQIIPVDSEHAALFQALAAGTRSAVRKLVVTASGGPFRGRTKAQLADVTVEEALAHPTWAMGPVITINSATLVNKGLEVIEAHLLYDIPFDRIEVVVHPQSYVHSMVEFTDGSTLAQATPPDMRGPIAIGLGWPERVPDAAPAFDWSKASTWEFFPLDTDAFPSVGLARHVGQLAGTAPAVFNAANEECVEAFRGGGLPFNGIMETVTRVVEEHGTPRTGTSLTVADVLEAESWARARARELTHRTKKQQTKTEQAAEARA; encoded by the coding sequence ATGACCGACAGTCCAGCCCCACTCGCAGACCCGCACGTCGTCTTCGACCCCGTCGCCGAAGGCGGTCCGCGGGACGTGGTGATCCTCGGTTCCACCGGATCGATCGGCACCCAGGCCATCGACCTCGTGCTGCGCAACCCGGACCGCTTCCGGGTCACCGGGCTCTCGGCCGCCGGCGGTCGGGTGGAGCTCCTCGCCGAGCAGGCCCACCAACTGCGCGTACGCACGGTCGCGGTGGCCCGCGAGGACGCCGTACCGGCCCTGCGCGAGGCGCTGAGCGCCAGATACGGCGCCGGGGAGCCGCTCCCCGAGCTCCTCGCCGGACCGGAGGCGGCCACGCACCTCGCCGCCGGCGCATGCCACACCGTGCTGAACGGCATCACCGGCTCCATCGGCCTCGCCCCCACCCTCGCGGCGCTGAAGGCGGGCCGCACTCTCGCGCTCGCCAACAAGGAGTCGCTCATCGTCGGCGGCCCGCTGGTCAAGGCGCTCGCCCGGCCGGGCCAGATCATCCCGGTCGACTCCGAGCACGCGGCCCTGTTCCAGGCCCTGGCGGCCGGCACCCGCTCCGCTGTGCGCAAGCTCGTGGTCACGGCGTCCGGCGGCCCCTTCCGCGGCCGTACGAAGGCGCAGCTGGCCGATGTGACGGTCGAGGAGGCGCTCGCGCACCCCACCTGGGCGATGGGCCCGGTGATCACGATCAACTCCGCGACGCTCGTCAACAAGGGCCTGGAGGTGATCGAGGCACACCTCCTCTACGACATTCCCTTCGACCGCATTGAGGTGGTCGTGCACCCGCAGTCGTATGTCCACTCGATGGTTGAGTTCACGGACGGATCGACACTGGCCCAGGCCACGCCCCCCGACATGCGGGGCCCCATCGCGATCGGCCTCGGCTGGCCGGAGCGCGTACCGGACGCTGCGCCCGCGTTCGACTGGAGCAAGGCGTCGACGTGGGAGTTCTTCCCGCTCGACACCGACGCGTTCCCCTCGGTCGGCCTCGCCCGGCATGTGGGGCAGCTCGCGGGCACGGCTCCCGCGGTGTTCAATGCGGCGAACGAGGAGTGCGTGGAGGCGTTCCGCGGCGGCGGGCTACCGTTCAACGGAATCATGGAGACCGTGACCCGGGTGGTCGAGGAGCACGGCACCCCTCGTACGGGAACTTCCCTGACCGTCGCGGACGTCCTTGAAGCGGAGTCCTGGGCGCGGGCGAGGGCCCGGGAACTGACACACCGGACGAAGAAACAGCAGACGAAGACAGAGCAAGCGGCGGAGGCCCGTGCATGA